One genomic segment of Rhizobium sp. 11515TR includes these proteins:
- a CDS encoding ABC transporter permease, protein MSNSPPGTVLPGLRFKQRFPLLSLIIERCVLSIILLFAVSVLIFGGLEALPGDFATTYLGQSATPQAVANIREELGLNRPVVTRYVEWLGNAVKGDFGTSWASKNSVGEQIGKRLGNSLFLAGFAALISVPLAVCLGMLAVHFRNRLPDKIINVISLAAISLPEFFIGYLLIMFFSVKFGIATFPATVFDGMGFVDRLKAIALPTATLVLVVLAHMMRMTRAAILSVMSSAYMETAELKGLSAFRAIVKHAAPNALAPIINVIALNLAYLIVGVVVVEVVFVYPGMGQYMVDAVTVRDMPVVQACGLIFAAVYIFLNMTADILAIIANPRLRHPR, encoded by the coding sequence ATGTCCAATTCACCTCCCGGAACCGTTCTGCCGGGGCTGAGGTTCAAGCAGCGCTTTCCGCTGCTGTCCCTGATCATCGAGCGTTGCGTGCTCAGCATCATTTTGCTGTTTGCCGTCTCGGTCCTGATCTTCGGCGGCCTCGAAGCCCTGCCCGGCGATTTTGCAACCACTTATCTCGGCCAGTCGGCAACGCCGCAGGCGGTCGCCAATATCCGCGAAGAACTTGGCCTCAACCGGCCCGTTGTCACGCGCTACGTGGAATGGCTCGGCAATGCGGTTAAGGGCGATTTCGGCACCTCCTGGGCCAGCAAGAATTCCGTTGGCGAGCAGATCGGCAAGCGGCTCGGCAATTCGCTGTTTCTGGCCGGCTTCGCAGCCTTGATCTCGGTGCCTCTCGCCGTCTGTCTGGGAATGCTCGCCGTCCATTTCAGGAACCGGTTACCTGACAAGATCATCAATGTCATTTCGCTGGCGGCGATCTCGCTGCCGGAATTCTTCATCGGCTATCTCCTCATCATGTTCTTCTCGGTTAAATTCGGTATCGCGACCTTTCCTGCCACAGTTTTCGACGGCATGGGCTTCGTCGATCGGCTGAAGGCAATCGCGCTTCCCACGGCGACCCTGGTCCTTGTCGTGCTCGCGCACATGATGCGCATGACGCGAGCGGCCATTCTCTCGGTCATGTCCTCGGCCTATATGGAAACCGCCGAACTGAAGGGCCTCTCCGCCTTCCGCGCCATCGTCAAGCATGCCGCGCCCAATGCGCTAGCGCCGATCATCAACGTCATCGCGCTGAACCTCGCCTATCTCATCGTCGGGGTCGTCGTCGTCGAAGTCGTCTTCGTCTATCCCGGCATGGGCCAATACATGGTCGACGCGGTGACGGTGCGCGACATGCCCGTCGTCCAGGCATGCGGGCTGATTTTCGCCGCCGTCTACATCTTCCTCAATATGACGGCCGATATTCTCGCCATCATCGCCAACCCGCGTCTGAGGCATCCGCGATGA
- a CDS encoding ABC transporter permease, translating into MRLRDIPITAWIGIIGILIAFICAIFAPWIAPFGETEVVGNVWQPADAQYFFGLDNLGRDILSRLIYGTRTTLFVALAATIISFSLGIILSFTAAVSRGWIDTVFSRFNDLMMSIPTLIFALVVLAVLPQNLIVLILVMAILDSTRVYRLGRAVALDVAVMEFVEAAKLRGEGKIWIIFREILPNTLSPLLAEFGLRFAFSILFLSTLSFLGLGIQPPAADWGGMVKDNKDGIIFGISAALVPGSAIAALAICVNLVVDWLLRRTSSLKGGRGDA; encoded by the coding sequence ATGAGATTGAGAGATATCCCCATCACCGCCTGGATCGGCATCATCGGTATACTGATCGCCTTCATCTGCGCGATCTTCGCCCCCTGGATCGCCCCTTTCGGCGAAACGGAAGTTGTCGGCAATGTCTGGCAGCCGGCCGATGCGCAATATTTCTTCGGGCTCGACAATCTCGGCCGCGATATCCTGTCGCGTCTGATCTACGGCACCCGCACGACCCTTTTCGTCGCGCTGGCGGCAACGATCATCTCCTTCTCGCTCGGCATCATCCTGAGCTTTACCGCTGCCGTCTCGCGCGGATGGATCGACACGGTCTTTTCGCGCTTCAACGACCTGATGATGTCGATCCCGACGCTGATCTTCGCGCTGGTCGTGCTCGCCGTTCTGCCGCAGAACCTGATCGTGCTGATCCTCGTCATGGCCATCCTCGATTCCACCCGCGTCTATCGTCTCGGCCGTGCCGTGGCGCTCGATGTCGCTGTCATGGAATTCGTCGAAGCGGCGAAGCTGCGCGGCGAAGGCAAGATCTGGATCATCTTTCGCGAAATCCTGCCGAATACGCTGTCGCCATTGCTCGCAGAATTCGGGTTGCGCTTTGCCTTCTCGATCCTGTTTCTCTCCACCCTCTCCTTCCTCGGCTTGGGCATCCAGCCGCCGGCGGCCGACTGGGGCGGCATGGTCAAGGATAACAAGGACGGCATCATCTTCGGCATCTCCGCCGCCCTCGTGCCGGGCTCCGCCATTGCGGCACTCGCAATCTGTGTCAATCTGGTGGTCGACTGGCTCCTAAGGCGCACCTCCAGCCTCAAGGGAGGGCGTGGCGATGCCTGA
- a CDS encoding helix-turn-helix domain-containing protein, with translation MPHLVENLKIACATQRSISHLCRAIDINRQQFNRYINGQTRPSAHNLARIAKYFDLDAADFGLAPGLFRERLRKPALDLNQSSELLKAFPGDLTALRRHIGYFQTYHRSPSWPGMVVCSCSRLIEQGGLVHVKSMERLRDPGNGIHQFSKYVGLAAFYRNRIFITERVVGPNPILSQTILLPFDEYQRVYLRGTTMGVSWRRENLPYASRMIWRHVGIEPDLRELLARCGPLPLSSRRLPPTVRSFLADPSAEVYAVPAEY, from the coding sequence ATGCCTCACCTGGTCGAGAACCTTAAAATTGCCTGCGCAACCCAGCGTTCCATTTCGCATCTGTGCCGTGCAATCGATATCAACCGGCAACAATTCAACCGATATATCAATGGTCAGACGCGGCCATCCGCCCATAATCTGGCGCGCATCGCCAAGTACTTCGATCTCGACGCAGCCGACTTTGGTCTCGCTCCCGGGCTCTTTCGCGAACGGCTCCGCAAACCGGCCCTGGACCTCAATCAAAGTTCCGAATTGTTAAAGGCGTTCCCCGGAGATCTGACCGCGCTCCGGCGTCATATCGGCTATTTCCAGACCTATCATCGCTCACCGTCCTGGCCGGGAATGGTTGTCTGTTCGTGCAGTCGCCTGATCGAGCAGGGCGGGCTGGTGCATGTCAAGTCGATGGAACGTCTGCGCGACCCTGGAAATGGCATCCATCAGTTTTCGAAATATGTGGGTTTGGCAGCCTTCTATCGAAACAGGATCTTCATTACCGAGCGCGTCGTCGGCCCGAATCCCATATTGTCACAGACGATCCTCCTGCCCTTCGACGAGTACCAGCGCGTCTATCTGCGCGGGACGACAATGGGAGTTTCCTGGCGAAGGGAAAACCTCCCCTATGCCTCACGGATGATCTGGCGCCATGTCGGCATCGAGCCGGACCTTCGTGAACTTCTTGCGCGCTGCGGACCACTGCCGCTATCGTCGCGCCGGCTGCCGCCGACTGTGCGCTCTTTCCTCGCCGATCCATCCGCCGAAGTCTATGCGGTACCGGCAGAATATTGA
- a CDS encoding ABC transporter ATP-binding protein, with product MPELLSVRDLKIEATSYPPGESPKRVTIVDGVSFDLQKGKVLGLIGESGAGKSTIGLSALAYGRGGAEITGGQVLLDGTDILPLGKSGIRGIRGARVCYVAQSAAAAFNPAHRLGDQVIEATVKHGLMTKEEARKRALYLFRVLGLPNPETFGERYPHQVSGGQLQRAMTAMALCSNPELIVFDEPTTALDVTTQIDVLAAIKHAIEETHTAALYITHDLAVVAQISDDIMVLRHGKTVEYGSVQQIIEEPQQDYTRALVNVRQEARAEAAEQTSALLKVENISAQYSNGFRVLHDVSLHVPKGQTLAVVGESGSGKSTLARVITGLLPPSDGRISFDGKPLTPALKDRSRQELRRIQLIYQMADTAMNPRQTVRDIIGRPLTFYDGLRGAAKTARVKELLDQIEMGNGFIDRYPAELSGGQKQRVAIARALAAKPELILCDEPTSALDPLVAEGILKLLLKLQEEAHLSYVFITHDIAIVRAIADSVAVMHRGKLVRFGPKSQALSPPFDDYTDLLLKSVPEMEIGWLERVLTTRKMESAGN from the coding sequence ATGCCTGAGCTTCTTTCCGTTCGCGATCTCAAGATCGAGGCAACCAGCTATCCGCCTGGCGAGTCGCCCAAACGCGTCACCATCGTCGATGGCGTCTCCTTCGACTTGCAGAAAGGCAAAGTGCTCGGGCTGATCGGCGAGTCCGGCGCCGGGAAGTCCACCATCGGCCTTTCCGCCCTCGCCTACGGCCGTGGCGGCGCCGAAATCACCGGCGGCCAGGTATTGCTTGACGGCACCGACATCCTGCCGCTCGGCAAATCCGGCATCCGCGGGATTCGTGGCGCCCGGGTCTGCTATGTCGCGCAATCGGCAGCGGCCGCCTTCAATCCGGCGCATCGCTTGGGTGATCAGGTCATTGAAGCAACTGTCAAACATGGCCTGATGACGAAGGAAGAAGCAAGAAAGCGCGCCCTCTATCTCTTCCGGGTGCTTGGCCTGCCCAATCCCGAAACATTCGGCGAGCGCTACCCGCATCAAGTCTCCGGCGGCCAGCTGCAGCGCGCCATGACCGCCATGGCGCTTTGCTCCAATCCCGAACTGATCGTCTTCGACGAACCGACGACAGCGCTCGACGTCACCACGCAGATCGACGTGCTCGCGGCCATCAAACACGCCATCGAGGAGACGCATACGGCAGCCCTCTATATCACCCACGACCTCGCCGTCGTCGCGCAGATTTCCGACGACATCATGGTGTTGAGGCATGGCAAGACGGTGGAATATGGCAGCGTCCAGCAGATCATCGAGGAGCCGCAGCAGGATTATACCCGCGCTCTGGTCAATGTTCGTCAGGAGGCCCGAGCCGAAGCCGCCGAGCAGACGAGCGCGCTTCTAAAAGTCGAGAATATCAGTGCCCAATATTCGAATGGTTTCAGAGTATTGCACGATGTTTCTCTACACGTTCCTAAAGGCCAGACTTTGGCGGTGGTCGGCGAATCCGGCTCCGGCAAGTCGACGCTCGCACGTGTTATCACCGGCCTGCTACCCCCGAGCGATGGGCGGATTTCCTTTGACGGCAAGCCGTTGACGCCTGCCTTGAAAGACCGCTCGCGGCAGGAGCTACGCCGCATCCAGCTGATCTACCAGATGGCCGATACAGCGATGAACCCCCGCCAGACCGTGCGCGATATCATCGGCCGCCCGCTGACCTTCTATGACGGCCTGCGTGGCGCTGCAAAGACCGCGCGTGTGAAGGAGCTGCTGGATCAGATCGAAATGGGCAACGGTTTCATCGACCGTTATCCGGCCGAGCTTTCCGGCGGCCAGAAGCAGCGTGTCGCCATCGCTAGAGCGCTTGCGGCCAAGCCGGAACTCATCCTTTGCGATGAGCCGACCTCGGCACTCGATCCGCTTGTTGCCGAAGGCATTTTGAAACTGCTCTTGAAGCTGCAGGAAGAGGCGCATCTCTCCTACGTCTTCATCACCCACGATATCGCCATCGTGCGCGCGATCGCCGACAGCGTCGCGGTGATGCATCGCGGGAAGCTCGTTCGCTTCGGCCCGAAATCGCAAGCGCTTTCGCCGCCCTTCGACGATTACACCGACCTGCTTCTGAAATCCGTTCCCGAGATGGAAATCGGCTGGCTGGAGCGCGTGCTGACGACCCGAAAGATGGAGAGCGCCGGAAATTGA
- a CDS encoding thioesterase domain-containing protein: protein MLFSVRTDADSGPHTYISDLLRQEAKVDLRHDADIPDAVSVNRVLNFIKRLWSETGEELDVNVFYRHRTLDALGLAISNHEDLSVSPKIIELRGGDGMAPLLLFAGGASCFLEMQQLIKEIRFPGPILGVALTALNRDRQHPATVEDEVQSALKALQAAGIGEPYRLLGYSFGGVFALELARAMRAQGRKIAFLGMLDTPLGEQEWPLMTWSRFMWQRWRRARTRKKNLRKADPQPRRQTSAQTGRSAIGRREFLAKKLKPLSFRYADPHSAYYPELAPQWMGDYPPLYDAAARQLLRMKGLYKPSRYDGELTFYRSLQGSPVDCDPKTIWGRFLTHANWVDVAGNHQSMIIGRNAGTLARELSARLTR, encoded by the coding sequence ATGCTTTTCTCTGTGAGAACGGATGCAGATTCCGGCCCTCACACCTACATCAGCGATCTGCTTCGGCAAGAAGCAAAGGTTGATTTGCGCCACGACGCAGACATTCCCGATGCTGTTTCAGTCAACCGGGTCTTGAATTTCATCAAGCGCTTGTGGAGCGAAACCGGCGAGGAGCTGGATGTCAACGTCTTCTATCGTCATCGCACCCTTGATGCCCTCGGCCTTGCTATTTCCAACCACGAAGATCTTTCAGTCTCGCCGAAAATCATAGAACTCCGAGGTGGGGATGGCATGGCGCCCCTACTGCTATTTGCCGGTGGAGCAAGCTGCTTCCTGGAAATGCAGCAATTGATCAAGGAAATCCGCTTTCCAGGGCCGATCCTTGGTGTTGCGTTGACGGCCCTCAATCGCGACCGCCAGCATCCGGCAACGGTGGAAGACGAGGTTCAAAGCGCGCTGAAAGCGTTGCAAGCAGCCGGGATCGGAGAACCTTATCGGTTGCTGGGCTATTCTTTCGGCGGTGTTTTTGCTCTGGAGCTTGCTCGTGCCATGCGCGCACAGGGGCGAAAGATCGCGTTCCTAGGAATGCTCGATACGCCGCTGGGCGAGCAGGAGTGGCCCCTGATGACCTGGAGCAGGTTCATGTGGCAACGCTGGAGGCGAGCCCGAACCAGAAAGAAGAACCTACGGAAAGCCGATCCTCAGCCACGCCGTCAAACATCGGCTCAGACCGGTAGGTCAGCTATCGGGCGACGAGAATTCCTCGCAAAAAAACTGAAACCCCTTTCTTTCCGCTACGCCGATCCGCATTCGGCCTATTATCCGGAACTGGCGCCGCAATGGATGGGGGATTATCCGCCGCTTTATGATGCGGCTGCCAGACAACTTCTGCGCATGAAAGGCCTTTACAAGCCAAGCCGTTACGACGGCGAGCTGACCTTCTACCGCAGCCTGCAAGGCTCACCGGTCGATTGCGATCCCAAGACCATATGGGGGCGCTTTCTTACGCATGCGAACTGGGTCGATGTTGCCGGCAACCATCAGAGCATGATTATCGGCCGCAACGCCGGTACGCTCGCTCGCGAACTCAGCGCGCGCCTTACGCGCTGA
- a CDS encoding ABC transporter substrate-binding protein, translating into MTHQKDQSSLSIGRRHFLGGAVALGALPALASGLLLPRDARAQEAKRGGHLKLGLKGGATSDELDPATYSASVLFVIGRLWGDTLVESDPKTGAPLPSLATSWTPSADASVWTFKIRNDVQFHDGSKMTVADIVATLKRHADKNSQSGALGLLASITGIEAKAGDLVLTLSEGNADLPLLLTDYHLIIQAKGGVDKPAAAVGTGPYILKSFEPGVRATFEKNSKDWRSDRGFVDSVEILVINDNTARIAALASGQVHFVNNVDPKTVPMLQRAPTVEIVRNAGKGFYCFLMHCDTAPFDNADLRLALKYAIDRQSILDKVLGGYGTIGNDYPVNSNYALAPSDIEQRPYDPDKAAFHFKKSGLDRPVQLLTSDAAFPGAVDAAILFQQSARKAGIAIDVKREPEDGYWTNVWNKQPFCASFWGGRPTQDSRYSTSYLSTAEWNDTRFKRPGFDKLVLQARSELDEAKRKVLYRQLALMVRDDGGLILPVFNDYIMASSKTLKGYVDDIGNDMSNGYIGSRVWFNA; encoded by the coding sequence ATGACGCATCAAAAGGATCAATCTTCTCTGAGCATCGGCCGCCGCCACTTCCTGGGCGGTGCCGTCGCGCTGGGCGCTTTGCCAGCCCTCGCTTCCGGCCTCCTGCTGCCGCGCGATGCCCGCGCGCAGGAAGCAAAGCGTGGTGGTCATCTGAAACTCGGCCTGAAGGGCGGCGCCACCAGCGATGAGCTCGACCCGGCGACCTATAGTGCCTCTGTATTGTTCGTCATTGGTCGCCTCTGGGGCGATACGCTCGTCGAATCCGATCCGAAGACCGGTGCACCGCTGCCGTCGCTGGCAACTTCCTGGACGCCATCGGCGGACGCATCCGTCTGGACCTTCAAGATCCGGAATGATGTGCAGTTTCACGACGGCAGCAAGATGACGGTCGCCGATATCGTCGCGACACTGAAGCGGCATGCGGACAAGAATTCGCAGTCGGGTGCCCTCGGTCTGCTGGCCTCGATCACCGGTATTGAAGCAAAGGCGGGCGATCTTGTCCTGACGCTTTCCGAAGGCAATGCGGACCTGCCGCTCCTTCTCACCGACTACCACCTGATCATTCAGGCAAAGGGCGGCGTCGACAAGCCGGCGGCGGCTGTCGGCACCGGCCCTTACATTCTGAAGAGCTTTGAGCCGGGCGTTCGCGCCACCTTCGAGAAGAACTCGAAGGATTGGCGCTCTGACCGCGGCTTTGTCGACAGCGTCGAAATCCTCGTCATCAACGACAACACCGCCCGCATTGCAGCACTTGCCTCCGGCCAGGTCCATTTCGTCAACAATGTCGATCCGAAGACCGTGCCGATGCTGCAGCGGGCACCGACCGTCGAGATCGTCCGCAATGCCGGCAAGGGCTTCTACTGCTTCCTGATGCATTGCGACACGGCGCCATTCGACAACGCCGATCTGCGGCTCGCGCTGAAATATGCCATCGATCGCCAGTCGATCCTGGACAAGGTTCTGGGCGGCTACGGAACAATCGGCAACGACTATCCGGTCAACTCCAACTATGCGCTTGCGCCGAGCGATATCGAGCAACGGCCATATGATCCGGACAAGGCCGCCTTCCATTTCAAGAAATCGGGCCTCGACCGTCCCGTTCAGTTGCTCACCTCAGACGCAGCCTTTCCGGGTGCCGTGGATGCGGCGATCCTGTTCCAGCAAAGTGCCCGCAAGGCTGGCATCGCGATCGACGTCAAGCGCGAACCGGAAGACGGCTACTGGACGAATGTCTGGAACAAGCAGCCCTTCTGCGCCTCGTTCTGGGGCGGTCGTCCGACCCAGGATTCGCGCTACTCCACCTCCTACCTGTCGACCGCAGAATGGAACGACACGCGTTTCAAGCGTCCCGGCTTCGACAAATTGGTGCTGCAGGCACGATCCGAGCTCGATGAAGCCAAGCGCAAGGTGCTTTATCGACAGCTGGCGCTGATGGTGCGAGACGATGGTGGCCTGATCCTGCCCGTCTTCAACGACTACATCATGGCCTCTTCGAAAACGCTGAAGGGATATGTCGACGATATCGGCAACGATATGTCCAACGGCTACATCGGCAGCCGTGTATGGTTTAATGCCTAA